DNA sequence from the Methanobacterium petrolearium genome:
ACAAATCCCAAATCTCGCATGATTGCCACGGTTTTAACACCCCTTACCCCTGATCCACAGCAAACCAGGTACTTTTTATCCCGGTCTTTATCTTCCAGTTGTTCCTGGAAGTTTTCTGCATAGAAATCCAGGTTAACTGCACCTTCAATATGTCCATCAGAAAATTCCTTAGGAGTTCTAACATCCAGTAACACAAAATCAGGGTCATCAATATTTTCTTCAACAAACTTAAATGCTTCTGTAGGGTTTATATTTCTAATAATTTGATTTATATCATCAGACTCAGACATGTCATTACGCTCCTTATTCATCCCAATAATTTAACCAATTAGGTTTAACTAGTAAAAAGGCTTTTTATTCTCTGCAGCTGCCTCAACAGTGACTTTGATTCTTTTAAGTCTGGTGTTGCGCTTATTGGCTGTGCCGATCCAGTATAATGTTTGTTTTTTATGTGAATCATTGAAAGAATTAAAGTTTTTTGCCACAGTTTTCCTTTTGTTCAAGGCTTTTTTTATATCTTCTGGAACCAACAAGTCTTCAATATCATCCAGAAAATTCCATGACCCGTCCTTTTTTACGCGGTTTTTTGCATTATATCGTTCCAGACTATCCGGTAAGACTTGGCATGATAGTTATTTTATAGTAGGGGATGATGATAATATTTATGAAATTTATCTAAATCATGCAAACTTATGTAGATCCAGGCACCTCATTTCAAGATATGAGAACCGGGATGAATAATCAAGGAGTTTTTATAAATGGAACAAAATACAAAGCCTAAACGCTTTACAGAAGCAATTGGTGAAGATGTTGATTCTGCTTTTACAAAACTGGCATCAGAAATATTAAAAGATGGAACCCTTTCCCTTAAGGAAAAAAGCCTCATTGCCGTAGCCTGTGCCATTGCAGTTAAATGTGACAATTGTACTAAGGTACATCAAAATCAGGCCCTTAAATTAGGAGCAACCCAGGAAGAAATCTTGGAAGCTGCTGCAGTGGCCGGGTTGGTGCGTATGGGTTCTGGGTTTAACACAGCCTACTTACTTTTAGACAATCAACCCCCAAGAAAAAATACTCATTTTAAAAAAATAACCGATGAAAATAAGTATGATGATGAACCTAACTCGGATGAAACTCGGCAGATGCAACCTG
Encoded proteins:
- a CDS encoding rhodanese-like domain-containing protein: MSESDDINQIIRNINPTEAFKFVEENIDDPDFVLLDVRTPKEFSDGHIEGAVNLDFYAENFQEQLEDKDRDKKYLVCCGSGVRGVKTVAIMRDLGFVNICNILGGITMWKAMDLPLTKN
- a CDS encoding YdeI/OmpD-associated family protein, with translation MVPEDIKKALNKRKTVAKNFNSFNDSHKKQTLYWIGTANKRNTRLKRIKVTVEAAAENKKPFY
- a CDS encoding carboxymuconolactone decarboxylase family protein, producing the protein MEQNTKPKRFTEAIGEDVDSAFTKLASEILKDGTLSLKEKSLIAVACAIAVKCDNCTKVHQNQALKLGATQEEILEAAAVAGLVRMGSGFNTAYLLLDNQPPRKNTHFKKITDENKYDDEPNSDETRQMQPDGYLNNLLEKNSSHKISKK